TGGCTGAGATTCAAGACGCCCACCGTCAACGCGTTGCGGAACAGAGACCGACGGGGCCTCAAAGCGGATTCAGGGTTAATAGACCTGTCAATCGGGCCCAGAGGAACAAGGCCGTGCCTATTGTGCTGACGTCTCATGCGACAGAGGTAAGAGAACGCCCTGTTCAACCTCGCTGCGGGACGAGCTGTTGCTGACATGGGGCCAGGATTCCGTCACACTCGAAGAAGTGGAAGATGTTTCCAGCTTTGTAGCCAAAATGGACAAGCTGGAGCTCCCGAATCAACTTGTTGCCGTACTGGCTGATCCCCTCTTACAAAAACTGCTTATTCTGAGGCCAAATCCTGAATCTTACCAGCGAATATCAAACTGGCTCAGCGCAGTATTCCAAGAAGTGATGGCGGGAGACGCGGATGAAGCAACGCTATGGGAGGTGCTCGAGGTGGTGAGGGAGTTTGTGGTTCAGACCAAGACGATTCCGCCTCTGCTTCTTAGCTTCTTCAGTCAGTTTTTCAACATTTGGGGGGGCGAGGGGAAACGAGATGTTTGTTTTGACATTCTTGGCTTTACGCCCTTCCACGACTTTGGAGGTGCGCATCTACAATTTTGATTCGGCCGTTGGACCATACGACTGACATTGTACAGAACTACACCGACTCATATTCCAGCCTCTCGAGGCAGCTGTGCAATATTTTGCACCCGGTTCGCAACAAGGCCTTTTGCAAATGTACACGAATCTGCTCAGACAGTGGACGGCCATCTTGCAAGCAAGCGACAGCATCCCCGAGCACGCCAGCGCGACAATCGCCTCGCTCGTCCTGCACACAAACACGCTTGCTCTTACCCTTTTACAAACATCTCCATCCGTCACAACCGACGCCTCCATCCTCGACTTTTACGAGCAAACCACGCGCGTAATCACCGACGCGAAGCTCAAGCGCTACGTGCGCATCGAGCTGCCCCCTTCCCCGCTCATATACACCTTCCTCTTCAATAACTCCTTGGCCACCGTCTCCCGCATCTGCTTTATCCTGGCCTGCTACAAAAGGGGCATCGAAACGGCCGTGGCCACCCGGCCCCGAGCTCCAGCCGCGGATGCCGCACCTCGGATCGACTCGCACACCTATGACCGGCCCTTTGTCAACCTCTTCAACGGCTACATCATGGACGTGTGCAATTTGTTCTGGAGGAACCGCGGCTTCAACGACACCGACACCAACGCGCAGGCGTGCACTCTCTCGCCCGCCACGGTCAACGCCCTTGCGGCGTACGCCGTGTCCGTCGACCGCGCGCTGCCGCTCACCTCCTTCTTTTCGCTCTCGCACTCGCCCGTGCTGTGTTACCAGAGCATAGAACGCGTTCGGGACCTGGAGGACGACGCGATGGAGCACGATGGTGAGATCAGGGTGCGGCACGGCGGGCCCGTGACGCAGAGCACTCTGACGAGGCTGGCGAATGCGGGCGGAATGAAGCTCAGCTGGCAGGACTACCGGATCGAGGTCCTGAAGAACCTGGCGGACAATGGGTTCCCTGGCATTGCGGAGCTGTTGAAGAATGCCATGACGGTGCTTAAGAGGTCCATTGATGGTAGGTTGAGCATTCAGGGGACGCCGATGCAGCCGTAGTTGTtgtatttttcttctttttttaatttacgACGAGGACACGACGTGGGGCATGACGTGGGCATGAAAGCACAGAATATTCGGGTTCATGTAGGATATACAGAAAAACAATGTATTTGTACGTGTCCCTAGTTGAGGGGACGTGGATTAGATCCCTGGTTGACAAGATGGGTATCAATGTATGGCATGTACGAGAAACAGAAAAACAAATCCAACAAAAAATATGTATGCATGCCCTGCCGCCGGGCAGAGTTGAGTCGTGCCGCGTCTCCGGAAACCCCCCCAATTCTAAACGCCGCTCACCGTTGAAAATGCGTGAGGCTGATTTCTATGCGCCGATACAATGCAGTTGAGTGCCGCCGGTCCTTCCCGATACGCCCTCCCCCTCCACACAGCGCCGATGGATTGCAAACCGATGCAGTAGTAGAGTGGCGCACCCGGCCTCTGGCTGAGGCTCTCGTCTTCCACCCTCGCATATACATGCACACGACGAGTCCTAGGCCTCTTTCTGCCTGGACTCGTCGCCGTAGCCGC
The Metarhizium brunneum chromosome 7, complete sequence genome window above contains:
- the mis6 gene encoding Inner kinetochore subunit mis6 codes for the protein MADDSIDGLIEDMVNAAKLPAKARAINIKSTVASFSTLAYEEGIVPAALDRLIDLVTIPNYLDQASLASVVRNLYPAERVSPNVVLHVVSALGHGALKAPLSLQAALLKWLVMVYHVLETPAVLAQAYSVLFNLLDTAAIRPQLAHLLALITRRKHVRPFRIQALLNLSRQTGNDPPLVGLLRVFKDYYPEIIVGEAVRGKASAFKHPDVLWRSRLAEIQDAHRQRVAEQRPTGPQSGFRVNRPVNRAQRNKAVPIVLTSHATEDSVTLEEVEDVSSFVAKMDKLELPNQLVAVLADPLLQKLLILRPNPESYQRISNWLSAVFQEVMAGDADEATLWEVLEVVREFVVQTKTIPPLLLSFFSQFFNIWGGEGKRDVCFDILGFTPFHDFGELHRLIFQPLEAAVQYFAPGSQQGLLQMYTNLLRQWTAILQASDSIPEHASATIASLVLHTNTLALTLLQTSPSVTTDASILDFYEQTTRVITDAKLKRYVRIELPPSPLIYTFLFNNSLATVSRICFILACYKRGIETAVATRPRAPAADAAPRIDSHTYDRPFVNLFNGYIMDVCNLFWRNRGFNDTDTNAQACTLSPATVNALAAYAVSVDRALPLTSFFSLSHSPVLCYQSIERVRDLEDDAMEHDGEIRVRHGGPVTQSTLTRLANAGGMKLSWQDYRIEVLKNLADNGFPGIAELLKNAMTVLKRSIDGRLSIQGTPMQP